From the Fulvia fulva chromosome 2, complete sequence genome, one window contains:
- a CDS encoding ATP-dependent DNA helicase pfh1: MSASNNFPWRTPSASPACEQQPPAKRAKLEHDVNSISPEDEVQIPAMVFSEEQQAAIDLIVSGANTFLTGSAGSGKTVVLKEAIRRLRNQDKRVDVTAPTGRAAEHVGGSTLSHFARWSPFSRKQSLNDIKDNARQDINSKHFKDLDTLIIDEISMVSSYTLERLNYALRAGRADKDEGHNAEHDSVIDDDDDEGPPPRVETLHKEPFGGVQLVCCGDFCQLPPVSPFEHCIECGKSMKRKKVKKVWYYDCEPCGITEKESKRWAFSAASWKAAKFDNVFLGKNQRQSEISFVSTLDRIARGEKIPPVSKALILHHPENTDGAIKLFAKNEQVDEENKKDFETHEGETMSYQCHNYFWRNRDHRWLYDREIPAGQTISPKMKQERHSYSEELELKLEMPVILLRNIDVKRGLVNGSQGRVVGFEGVEREEVHKWSAHIYQGESCAHVPSRGGEFASLYSDQIKEYVTTNSDPDDPDTAIKWPRVLFENEARRVEVVILPDCRLELYGNEEPYSKECRTQIPLTARWAMTIHKSQGMTLDKVIVHLDNVFQAEQVYVGLSRAKSTRGLKVIGETKDFDKHKSDPAVLRFLKKTKWAIGEYVK; this comes from the coding sequence ATGTCCGCGAGCAACAACTTCCCCTGGCGTACGCCCTCGGCGTCGCCTGCATGCGAGCAGCAACCTCCAGCGAAGCGTGCGAAGCTTGAACACGACGTCAACAGTATAAGTCCAGAGGATGAAGTCCAAATACCTGCGATGGTGTTCAGCGAAGAGCAGCAGGCCGCCATCGATCTAATTGTATCGGGAGCGAACACTTTCCTGACTGGATCAGCTGGCAGTGGGAAGACTGTTGTGCTTAAGGAGGCCATCCGCCGATTGAGGAATCAGGACAAGCGCGTGGACGTGACTGCCCCAACTGGACGAGCTGCTGAACATGTTGGAGGTAGCACACTTTCTCACTTCGCCCGATGGAGTCCTTTCAGTCGAAAACAGAGTCTGAACGACATCAAGGACAACGCACGCCAAGATATTAATTCGAAGCACTTTAAAGACCTCGACACCCTGATCATTGATGAGATATCCATGGTGTCGAGCTACACCTTAGAGCGCCTCAACTATGCACTGCGAGCCGGCCGTGCTGACAAGGACGAAGGCCACAATGCTGAGCATGACAGTGTCATTGATGATGACGATGACGAAGGCCCTCCACCTCGTGTTGAGACCCTTCACAAAGAACCTTTCGGAGGTGTTCAATTGGTGTGCTGCGGTGACTTCTGTCAGCTGCCACCTGTCTCTCCCTTCGAGCACTGCATCGAGTGCGGCAAAAGCATGAAGAGGAAGAAGGTCAAGAAAGTATGGTATTACGACTGCGAGCCTTGTGGAATAACGGAGAAAGAAAGCAAAAGATGGGCTTTCAGTGCCGCTTCCTGGAAAGCTGCGAAATTCGACAATGTATTTCTCGGCAAGAATCAGCGCCAGTCAGAGATTTCCTTCGTCTCGACACTCGACAGGATTGCGCGCGGTGAGAAAATACCTCCTGTTTCGAAAGCTCTCATCCTACATCACCCTGAAAATACTGATGGAGCTATCAAGCTATTCGCCAAGAACGAGCAAGTCGACGAGGAGAACAAGAAGGACTTCGAGACTCATGAAGGGGAGACCATGTCGTACCAGTGCCACAACTACTTCTGGAGGAATCGTGATCACCGCTGGCTCTATGACAGAGAGATACCTGCTGGTCAGACAATCTCCCCAAAGATGAAGCAAGAGCGGCACTCTTACTCTGAGGAGTTGGAGCTTAAGCTTGAAATGCCAGTCATCCTCCTACGGAACATCGACGTCAAACGGGGGCTGGTAAATGGCAGCCAGGGCCGAGTCGTTGGCTTCGAGGGCGTGGAGAGAGAAGAAGTCCACAAGTGGTCCGCTCATATCTACCAAGGCGAGTCCTGCGCCCACGTTCCATCTCGTGGAGGTGAATTTGCCTCGCTCTATTCAGACCAAATCAAGGAGTATGTGACCACAAACTCGGATCCAGATGACCCAGACACGGCTATCAAATGGCCCAGGGTACTGTTTGAGAACGAAGCAAGGCGAGTCGAGGTAGTCATACTCCCCGATTGCCGCCTCGAGCTGTACGGCAACGAGGAGCCATACTCCAAGGAGTGTCGCACGCAGATCCCGCTCACAGCTCGATGGGCTATGACGATCCATAAGTCACAAGGCATGACTTTGGATAAGGTCATTGTGCATCTTGACAATGTGTTCCAGGCAGAGCAGGTCTATGTGGGTTTGTCTCGCGCCAAGTCCACGCGAGGCTTGAAGGTGATCGGTGAGACCAAAGACTTCGACAAGCACAAGTCGGATCCTGCGGTGCTCAGGTTCTTGAAGAAGACGAAGTGGGCCATTGGTGAGTATGTGAAGTAG
- a CDS encoding Na(+)/H(+) antiporter 1: MPTLSVVNFNIVCSVLGGFITIFGLVSYLLKEKFHLSEALISTLAGVVFSPHATNWIRPLDYADGNDVDLETITLYFSRLVLGVQLVLAGVQLPSKYLWKEKKSLSILLGPGMIIMWLVTSLLVWGLMPDIDFVMAIAIGSCVTPTDPVLSNSIVKGKFADKNIPPPLQKIIIAESGANDGLGYPFLFLGLYLLKYAGDGGLGQHGGVGHAFALWFYDTWAYVIILSIVYGALIGWLAKEALHWAEERHYVDRESFLVFAIALALFIVGTAGMLGSDDVLACFIAGNAFTWDDWFRLETKDDSLQPTIDMLLNVAIFMWFGAVCPWHSFVHNSVIPIYRLIPLGILVLLLRRLPMVLGFHKQIHQIEHWQHASFVGFFGPIGVSAIFYLYIAREFLREIEVDGHEREDAAREFEVLEVVVWFLVICSIVVHGLSIPLGKLGLYLPRTLSTAMSSERVSRSPSRNRGDANNNDEPDLNLSPSRIFSIASNFFGRIRSHTARPVGTTVHGEHEPKEHDSEASHPEISAPRNARIIGNPINAGNDASQPHEAPLDKSGRHSPSKDRVITPVSGPTTPTAGTFQRSIRFPDEADTSKASSVRGRRE, encoded by the exons ATGCCCACCCTCTCAGTCGTGAA CTTCAATATAGTCTGCTCCGTGCTGGGAGGATTCATAACCATCTTTGGCCTGGTCTCCTACCTGCTCAAGGAGAAATTCCACCTATCCGAGGCTTTGATCTCGACGTTAGCTGGCGTCGTGTTCAGTCCGCACGCCACCAACTGGATCCGGCCTCTGGACTATGCTGATGGCAACGATGTTGACCTCGAAACAATCACACTTTATTTCTCCCGGCTTGTCCTTGGAGTACAGCTTGTGCTTGCCGGTGTACAGCTGCCAAGCAAGTACTTGTGGAAGGAAAAGAAGAGCCTGTCCATTCTGCTTGGCCCTGGGATGATCATCATGTGGCTGGTCACATCATTGCTTGTGTGGGGACTGATGCCAGATATCGACTTCGTTATGGCTATTGCGATTGGATCCTGTGTCACCCCGACCGACCCGGTCCTGTCCAACAGCATAGTGAAGGGTAAGTTTGCAGACAAGAATATCCCGCCGCCGCTGCAAAAGATCATCATTGCGGAGTCAGGAGCCAACGATGGATTGGGCTATCCCTTTCTATTTCTGGGTCTCTACTTGCTTAAGTATGCCGGAGATGGTGGCCTCGGTCAGCATGGCGGCGTGGGACATGCTTTTGCCTTGTGGTTCTACGACACGTGGGCATATGTCATCATTCTGTCCATAGTCTACGGGGCTCTTATCGGATGGCTTGCCAAAGAAGCACTTCACTGGGCGGAGGAGCGTCACTACGTCGATCGAGAGTCTTTCCTCGTGTTTGCCATCGCACTTGCG CTTTTCATCGTCGGAACGGCTGGCATGCTGGGTTCTGACGATGTGCTCGCCTGCTTCATTGCTGGCAATGCATTCACCTGGGACGACTGGTTCAGGCTCGAAACTAAGGATGACAGTCTACAGCCGACCATAGACATGCTACTGAACGTGGCAATCTTTATGTG GTTTGGCGCTGTGTGTCCCTGGCACAGCTTCGTTCACAATAGCGTGATTCCGATATACCGCCTCATACCTCTTGGGATACTCGTTCTACTTCTCAGGCGTCTACCTATGGTTCTAGGCTTCCACAAGCAGATCCACCAGATCGAACATTGGCAGCACGCGTCTTTCGTCGGCTTCTTTGGACCCATCGGCGTAAGCGCAATATTCTACCTCTACATTGCGCGGGAGTTCCTCCGCGAGATTGAAGTGGACGGACACGAACGTGAGGATGCTGCACGAGAGTTCGAAGTTTTGGAAGTCGTCGTCTGGTTTTTGGTGATATGCTCCATTGTGGTGCACGGGCTGAGCATTCCGCTAGGCAAGCTGGGTCTCTACCTACCACGGACCCTTAGCACTGCCATGTCTTCGGAGCGTGTCTCGCGCAGTCCCAGCCGGAATCGTGGCGATGCCAACAACAATGATGAGCCAGACCTTAATCTCTCGCCCAGCAGGATCTTCAGCATTGCGAGCAACTTCTTCGGACGCATTCGAAGTCACACTGCTCGCCCAGTGGGCACGACTGTCCATGGAGAGCACGAGCCGAAAGAGCATGATAGCGAAGCTTCGCACCCGGAAATCTCCGCTCCTAGGAATGCCCGAATTATTGGCAACCCTATCAACGCTGGCAATGATGCCAGTCAGCCACACGAGGCACCTCTCGACAAAAGCGGACGACATTCACCATCGAAGGACCGTGTCATCACCCCAGTGTCTGGACCCACCACGCCTACCGCCGGAACATTTCAGAGAAGTATCAGGTTTCCGGATGAGGCAGACACATCGAAGGCGTCAAGCGTTCGCGGCCGCCGCGAATAG
- a CDS encoding Mitochondrial inner membrane protease subunit 2 → MPLKGPYWALVRGGIWGVLLPSGLTIASAIFIKDHVFEGTWITGSSMAPTLSPNFKTSKAQDFVLWKQWQPTCNLQRSDVVLFNAPHNPDRTAVKRIVALGGDTVILDPKRRPDGVLNGRANPAAKSWDLRRGKVQVPEGHLWVEGDNIEKTLDSNTYGPISESLILGKALAVIWPPNQFAQKPWEGYKSATKVVKGSFERRVLEERDQDSQAQAVWKPDG, encoded by the coding sequence ATGCCATTGAAAGGCCCATATTGGGCCCTCGTCCGGGGCGGCATCTGGGGTGTTCTCTTGCCGTCTGGACTCACCATCGCCTCTGCCATCTTCATCAAAGATCATGTCTTCGAAGGCACCTGGATCACCGGCTCCTCGATGGCTCCCACTCTTTCACCCAACTTCAAGACCTCAAAAGCCCAAGACTTTGTCCTCTGGAAGCAATGGCAGCCAACGTGCAACCTTCAGCGCAGCGATGTAGTCCTGTTTAACGCACCTCATAACCCAGATAGAACCGCGGTCAAGAGAATCGTCGCGCTGGGCGGAGACACGGTCATATTGGATCCGAAGAGACGTCCCGATGGCGTGTTGAATGGGAGAGCCAACCCGGCGGCGAAGAGTTGGGACCTGCGTAGGGGAAAGGTGCAGGTTCCAGAGGGACATCTCTGGGTCGAAGGCGACAATATCGAGAAGACGCTTGATAGCAATACATATGGGCCTATCAGCGAGAGTCTGATACTTGGCAAGGCGTTGGCAGTAATCTGGCCTCCCAATCAATTCGCGCAGAAGCCTTGGGAGGGCTACAAGAGTGCGACGAAGGTCGTCAAGGGATCATTTGAGAGGAGGGTGTTGGAGGAAAGGGACCAGGATAGCCAGGCACAGGCTGTGTGGAAGCCAGACGGCTGA
- a CDS encoding putative tartrate dehydrogenase/decarboxylase encodes MSTTYNIASIPGDGIGTEITEAAEQVLHKLASVVGTFNFNFTTFDWSSKAYLERGWYMPEDGMQQLAKHDAIYFGAVGWPSWNNQYVNVRPTRILPGTTAPLAQCQKRPQDLDWVIIRENSEGEYAGQGGTTHDNSPHTVATKVAIFSRVGIEGIMRFAFETAKSRPRRKLTMVTKSNAQRHGMVLWDKVFYEVAKEYEGVVEYDKMLVDAMTVRMVNNPQSMDTIVATNLHADILSDLAAALAGSTGIAPSSNLDPTRQYPSMFEPIHGSAPDISGQGIANPVGAFWSAAEMVRWLGRGELDKVADGLMQAIENVTSNPQTRTKDMGGSANTKEVTDAVMKQIDVVFGK; translated from the exons ATGTCCACAACATACAACATCGCCTCCATACCCGGCGACGGCATTGGAACAGAAATCACAGAAGCAGCCGAACAAGTCCTCCACAAACTCGCCTCAGTCGTTGGCACCTTCAACTTCAACTTCACTACCTTCGACTGGTCTTCTAAAGCCTACCTCGAGCGTGGCTGGTACATGCCCGAGGATGGAATGCAGCAGCTTGCAAAGCACGATGCAATATACTTCGGTGCAGTAGGTTGGCCTTCT TGGAACAACCAGTACGTGAACGTACGTCCAACACGGATTCTCCCAGGAACCACAGCGCCCTTAGCTCAATGCCAGAAAAGGCCGCAGGATCTGGACTGGGTGATCATCCGTGAGAACAGTGAGGGCGAATATGCTGGGCAAGGCGGAACAACCCACGATAATAGTCCTCATACCGTGGCGACGAAGGTAGCAATCTTCTCAAGAGTCGGTATTGAAGGGATTATGAGATTTGCTTTCGAGACAGCGAAAAGCCGGCCGAGGAGGAAGCTGACGATGGTGACCAAGAGTAATGCACAAAGGCATGGGATGGTGCTGTGGGATAAGGTGTTCTATGAGGTTGCGAAAGAGTACGAAGGTGTGGTCGAGTACGACAAGATGTTGGTCGATGCTATGACTGTACGTATGGTGAACAATCCTCAATCAATGGACACGATCGTTGCCACAAATC TGCATGCCGACATCCTATCTGACCTCGCTGCTGCTCTTGCTGGCTCAACCGGTATTGCTCCATCGTCGAACCTAGACCCAACGAGGCAGTATCCATCCATGTTTGAACCAATCCACGGCTCAGCGCCTGACATTTCAGGGCAAGGGATAGCAAATCCCGTTGGTGCTTTTTGGTCGGCTGCTGAGATGGTGAGGTGGCTGGGTCGAGGTGAGCTGGACAAGGTCGCGGACGGCCTCATGCAAGCCATTGAAAACGTGACGAGCAACCCCCAAACGAGGACGAAGGATATGGGTGGTTCTGCGAACACGAAAGAGGTTACTGATGCTGTGATGAAGCAAATTGATGTCGTGTTTGGGAAGTAA
- a CDS encoding Pleckstrin y domain-containing family A member 8, with translation MAAFPPGGTYFDGKKSFAQVPVDDSKDGGAISTTEFLEAAEALTGLFDILGPTAFKPVKTDMAGNIKKIRDRQLESPVDSETLQDLARNELKTKKHTATEGLLWLTRGLDFTAQGLRHNLKHSDQELSVSFREAYGGTLKPHHSFAIKPIFSMAMSACPYRKDFYGKLGDDQPRVHKELDEWLQGLEKIVDILNKFTQSKEAQWK, from the exons ATGGCAGCGTTCCCTCCCGGCGGCACTTACTTCGACGGCAAGAAGTCGTTCGCCCAAGTCCCAGTCGATGACAGCAAAGATGGCGGCGCTATCTCAACAACAGAATTCCTTGAGGCAGCAGAAGCTCTGACTGGCCTGTTCGATATCCTAGGACCTACCGCCTTCAAGCCCGTCAAGACCGACATGGCCGGCAACATCAAAAAGATCCGCGATCGCCAGCTTGAGAGCCCCGTGGACTCGGAGACACTTCAAGATCTGGCGAGGAACGAGCTGAAGACGAAGAAACACACTGCAACGGAAGGTCTACTATGGCTAACAAG AGGCCTCGACTTCACAGCCCAAGGTCTCCGCCACAACCTCAAGCACTCCGACCAAGAACTCTCCGTCTCCTTCCGCGAAGCCTACGGCGGCACCCTCAAGCCACACCACTCCTTCGCCATCAAACCCATCTTCTCCATGGCCATGTCTGCCTGCCCGTACCGAAAGGACTTTTACGGGAAGCTTGGTGATGATCAGCCGAGAGTGCACAAGGAGCTCGATGAGTGGCTGCAGGGTTTGGAGAAGATCGTGGACATCTTGAATAAGTTTACACAGAGCAAGGAGGCCCAGTGGAAGTAA
- a CDS encoding U6 small nuclear RNA (adenine-(43)-N(6))-methyltransferase: MKNLPYYDRDVDFDDLAKRDPDFAIISQHGKRDGFINFQDTKIVQQLTKSLLKTDFNLSIQLPDDKLCPPVPVRWNYVHWIQELLDTTNEEYREAVDPDREVLGLDIGVGASCIYALLACSTRENWRMAGTDINAESLAWAQKNNQGNGLKSRIKLKQVDNDGSILPLDSLKIEELDFVMTNPPFYSSQSDFESAAKLSEDGKEAPSAVLTGASNEMICPGGDVGFVTRILNESLRLRERVQWYTAMLSKLSSLQQIITKLKEHDINNFAVTSLHPGHRTKRYAVAWSFGDLRPRNDVARHGELVLSVLPQLTAQTVKVPGADVKACGKRVNEVMQGLEVKWQWRALLDAGVVESIGNVWSRAARRKRKIGSSDNDATKMATDEKERDSEEEHLVALAVKISCKDQQIEVRWLRGHEWALFESFCGMLKRSLSDRK; the protein is encoded by the exons ATGAAGAACCTACCTTACTACGACCGCGATGTGGACTTTGATGACTTGGCCAAACGCGATCCTGACTTCGCCATCATCTCGCAGCACGGCAAGCGCGATGGCTTCATCAATTTCCAAGATACAAAGATAGTGCA GCAACTCACCAAGAGCTTGCTCAAGACCGACTTCAATCTCTCAATACAGCTGCCGGACGACAAGCTCTGCCCGCCCGTGCCAGTTCGATGGAACTATGTCCACTGGATACAAGAACTTCTCGACACGACCAACGAAGAGTACAGAGAAGCCGTCGATCCGGATCGTGAGGTCCTCGGCCTGGATATTGGAGTCGGCGCATCATGCATCTACGCCCTACTTGCCTGCTCCACGCGTGAAAACTGGCGAATGGCAGGGACGGACATCAACGCGGAGTCTCTCGCATGGGCACAGAAGAACAATCAAGGCAACGGCCTGAAGTCGCGGATTAAGCTCAAGCAAGTCGACAACGATGGCTCTATCCTCCCTCTCGATTCTCTGAAGATAGAAGAGCTTGACTTCGTCATGACCAACCCACCCTTCTACAGCTCTCAATCTGATTTCGAATCAGCCGCAAAGCTCTCGGAGGACGGCAAAGAAGCACCATCAGCAGTTCTTACCGGCGCCTCGAACGAAATGATATGTCCTGGAGGCGATGTCGGGTTCGTGACTCGAATCCTGAACGAAAGTCTCCGCCTGCGCGAGAGAGTGCAATGGTACACGGCTATGCTCAGCAAACTTTCATCATTGCAGCAGATCATCACCAAGCTGAAGGAGCATGATATCAACAATTTTGCGGTTACCTCGCTTCATCCTGGGCACCGGACCAAGCGATATGCGGTGGCATGGAGTTTTGGCGATTTGAGGCCGAGGAACGATGTAGCGAGGCACGGGGAGTTGGTGCTGAGTGTGTTGCCACAACTTACTGCTCAAACTGTCAAAGTACCTGGAGCAGATGTGAAGGCGTGTGGAAAGAGAGTCAACGAGGTGATGCAAGGCCTTGAAGTCAAGTGGCAATGGAGAGCGTTGCTTGATGCGGGCGTCGTGGAGAGTATCGGGAACGTGTGGAGTCGAGCTGCAAGGAGAAAGAGGAAGATAGGTTCGTCCGATAACGATGCTACCAAGATGGCTACTGATGAGAAGGAGAGGGACAGCGAAGAAGAGCACCTCGTCGCTCTTGCGGTGAAGATCAGCTGCAAAGATCAGCAGATCGAAGTTCGATGGCTGAGGGGACATGAGTGGGCGCTGTTTGAGAGCTTTTGCGGCATGCTCAAGCGTTCGCTTTCTGACCGTAAGTAG
- a CDS encoding Elongation factor 3, producing the protein MPESEVKAVTELLSKLSVAKTADEAKGTSQELATLLNGEIAKEGSTAIETSFSQIRKQLTDKKKAEVRQNAAEAIATIAKHAELSSAVEAALVQIFPAVLSAVGDKMATVKVAAQDAALSITKAVNPNAVKLLIPCFIDSIRNAQKWPEKMTDLECIEALCESAPAQLAYQVPDLIPIVSEAMWDTKPEIKKKAYGTMEKVCQLIVNKDIDRFIPELIKCIAKPENVPETVHLLGATTFVTDVHEPTLAIMVPLLERGLKERETAIKRKSAVIVDNMCKLVEDPNIVASFLPKLMPGLTYNYDNIADPEAREKTKQGLDTLTRVGNVVDGKIPEASHDGDVETVLGKLKDVLSYKHKEVAEKNDALLKYIAAIGGQLVDQKDADSATWMTSLGPYVQTVVGDADTADIVDQLRKRASPGAAAEDAVEPDEEEGEDLCNCTFNLAYGAKILLNQTHLRLKRGQRYGLLGPNGSGKTTLMRAINNEQVEGFPKQDEVKTVYVEHDLDSADTEMTTIEWTSKKLKEAGLNLTEDEIRAQLIEFGFVDAQISGPITALSGGWKMKLALARAVFEKPDILLLDEPTNHLDVKNVKWLEDYLTSSPCTSIIISHDSKFLDNVVQHVIHYEKYKLKRYRGKLSEFVKRVPSARSYYELGASEMEFKFPEPGFLEGVKTKAKAIVRVTNMSFQYEGTSKPQIQDITFQCSLGSRIAVIGPNGAGKSTLVNVLTGELIPTAGDVYQHENIRIAYIKQHAFAHIDHHLEKTPSEYIQWRFQTGEDRETMDRANKIVTDEDEKAMDKIYRIEGSQRRVIGVHSRRKFKNSYEYECSFALGDNIGMKNEKWTPMMTADNAWIPRTELIQSHQKMVADVDQKEALASGQFRPLVRKEIEQHCANFGLDAELVSHSRMKGLSGGQRVKVVLAACSWQRPHLIVLDEPTNYLDRDSLGALSKAIKAFEGGVIIITHSAEFTKDLTEEVWAVMDGRMTPSGHNWVQGQGAGPRLKGDEDEEEKFDAMGNKIESTKKAKKLTSAELRKKKKDRMARRKRGEEVFSDEDD; encoded by the exons ATGCCTGAGTCCGAGGTCAAGGCCGTCACTGAGTTGTTGTCCAAGCTCTCGGTCGCAAAGACCGCAGACGAAGCCAAGGGCACCAGCCAGGAGCTGGCCACATTGCTAAATGGCGAGATAGCAAAGGAAGGGTCGACCGCCATCGAGACCTCATTTTCGCAGATTCGAAAGCAGCTCACCGACAAGAAGAAGGCGGAAGTACGACAGAACGCAGCGGAGGCGATTGCGACTATCGCGAAGCATGCAGAGCTCAGCTCTGCCGTCGAGGCCGCTCTG GTCCAAATCTTCCCAGCCGTCCTCAGCGCTGTCGGTGACAAGATGGCCACCGTCAAGGTCGCCGCACAGGACGCCGCACTGTCCATCACCAAGGCCGTCAACCCCAACGCCGTCAAGCTCCTCATCCCATGCTTCATCGACTCGATCCGCAACGCCCAGAAGTGGCCCGAAAAGATGACCGATCTCGAGTGCATCGAGGCTCTCTGCGAGAGCGCACCAGCACAGCTTGCCTACCAGGTACCAGACCTTATCCCAATCGTCTCGGAAGCCATGTGGGATACCAAGCCAGAGATCAAGAAGAAGGCGTACGGCACAATGGAGAAGGTTTGTCAGTTGATTGTCAACAAGGATATCGACCGCTTCATTCCTGAGCTCATCAAGTGTATTGCCAAGCCAGAGAACGTCCCCGAGACTGTTCACTTGCTCGGTGCCACCACCTTCGTCACCGACGTCCACGAGCCAACACTGGCCATCATGGTCCCACTCCTCGAGCGTGGTCTCAAGGAGCGTGAGACTGCCATCAAGCGTAAATCCGCAGTCATTGTCGACAACATGTGCAAGCTGGTCGAGGACCCCAACATTGTGGCCTCTTTCTTGCCCAAGCTGATGCCTGGACTCACCTACAACTACGACAACATCGCCGACCCAGAAGCCCGTGAGAAGACCAAGCAGGGTCTCGACACCCTTACCCGCGTCGGTAACGTCGTGGATGGCAAGATTCCAGAGGCTTCGCACGACGGCGACGTTGAGACTGTGCTCGGCAAGCTCAAGGACGTTTTGAGCTACAAGCACAAGGAGGTCGCTGAGAAGAACGATGCTCTTCTCAAGTACATCGCTGCCATTGGTGGTCAGCTTGTCGACCAGAAGGACGCTGACAGCGCAACCTGGATGACAAGCCTCGGCCCATACGTTCAGACCGTTGTTGGCGATGCAGACACTGCAGACATTGTCGACCAGCTCCGCAAGCGTGCCTCGCCAGGTGCCGCAGCTGAAGATGCCGTCGAGCCAGATGAGGAGGAGGGCGAGGACCTGTGCAACTGCACGTTCAACTTGGCATACGGTGCAAAGATCTTGCTCAACCAGACACATCTCCGCCTCAAGCGTGGTCAGCGTTACGGTCTGCTCGGCCCCAACGGATCCGGCAAGACCACACTCATGCGCGCCATCAACAACGAGCAGGTCGAGGGTTTCCCCAAGCAGGACGAGGTCAAGACCGTGTACGTTGAGCACGACTTAGACTCTGCCGACACTGAGATGACTACCATCGAGTGGACCTCCAAGAAGCTTAAGGAGGCTGGCCTCAACCTCACTGAGGACGAGATCCGCGCGCAGCTCATCGAATTCGGGTTCGTCGACGCACAGATTTCTGGACCCATTACCGCTCTTTCCGGTGGCTGGAAGATGAAGCTTGCTCTCGCCCGTGCTGTGTTCGAGAAGCCAGATATCCTCCTGCTTGACGAGCCAACCAACCACTTGGACGTGAAGAACGTCAAGTGGCTCGAGGACTACCTCACCAGCTCGCCCTGCACATCCATCATCATCTCCCACGACAGCAAGTTCCTCGACAACGTTGTCCAGCACGTCATCCACTACGAGAAGTACAAGCTGAAGCGCTACCGCGGTAAGCTCAGCGAGTTCGTCAAGCGCGTGCCATCCGCACGTTCATACTACGAGCTCGGTGCATCCGAGATGGAGTTCAAGTTCCCAGAGCCAGGTTTCCTCGAGGGTGTCAAGACCAAGGCCAAGGCCATCGTTCGTGTCACCAACATGAGCTTCCAGTACGAGGGTACCTCCAAGCCACAGATTCAGGACATCACCTTCCAGTGCTCGCTCGGATCCCGTATTGCCGTCATCGGTCCAAACGGTGCTGGCAAGTCCACTCTTGTCAACGTTCTGACTGGTGAGCTCATCCCAACCGCTGGTGATGTCTACCAACACGAGAACATCCGTATCGCCTACATCAAGCAGCACGCTTTCGCACACATCGATCACCACCTCGAGAAGACTCCATCCGAGTACATCCAGTGGCGTTTCCAGACCGGTGAGGACCGTGAGACCATGGACCGTGCCAACAAGATTGTCACCGACGAGGATGAGAAGGCCATGGACAAGATCTACAGAATCGAAGGCTCGCAGCGTCGTGTCATCGGCGTGCACTCGCGAAGAAAGTTCAAGAACTCCTACGAGTACGAGTGTTCGTTCGCTCTTGGTGACAACATCGGCATGAAGAACGAGAAGTGGACACCCATGATGACTGCAGACAACGCCTGGATTCCTCGCACTGAGCTCATCCAATCTCACCAGAAGATGGTTGCCGACGTCGACCAGAAGGAGGCTCTTGCCTCTGGACAGTTCCGTCCTCTTGTGCGAAAGGAGATTGAGCAGCACTGCGCCAACTTCGGTCTGGATGCTGAGCTTGTCTCTCACTCCCGCATGAAGGGTCTTTCCGGTGGTCAGCGTGTCAAGGTCGTGCTTGCCGCTTGCTCGTGGCAACGTCCTCACTTGATCGTTCTTGACGAGCCAACCAACTACCTCGACCGTGACTCGCTGGGTGCTCTATCCAAGGCCATCAAGGCTTTCGAGGGTGGTGTCATCATCATCACTCACTCCGCTGAGTTCACCAAGGATCTCACTGAGGAAGTGTGGGCAGTCATGGACGGCCGCATGACCCCATCTGGCCACAACTGGGTGCAAGGTCAGGGTGCCGGCCCCAGACTGAAGGGCGATGAAGACGAGGAGGAGAAGTTTGATGCCATGGGCAACAAGATCGAATCCACGAAGAAGGCTAAGAAGCTCACATCTGCTGAGCTGCgcaagaagaagaaggacCGCATGGCCCGCCGCAAGCGCGGTGAGGAGGTTTTCTCTGACGAGGATGACTAG